In Nicotiana tabacum cultivar K326 chromosome 19, ASM71507v2, whole genome shotgun sequence, one DNA window encodes the following:
- the LOC107802595 gene encoding protein WHAT'S THIS FACTOR 9, mitochondrial-like, which yields MLMSLASSIFLQNWPLYTNLTAMIRFIATTTTVIHHHLRQQIRTFVNARIKWVRDPYLDKAVEKEKNLKPLLSLKNLILSHPSKSLPLRTISPLKPQLNLPTTALKFIQNYPFVFKTFRPPVPLSTLHVKLTPNALSLHNDETLFLSLSHYRKDLAQILAKLLMLTRAKRLPFYVIERFKFDLGLPRDYLLSFLPEFPEYFQICQMGFKDSDGREVFGLELVKWREDLAVSVMEKRVKSEDLGGRKRVHIRFSMNLPRGFDLVKKVRNWVEEWQNLPYISPYEDAFHLAPNSDQAEKWTVGVIHELLSLLVSKKTERENIYCLGDYLGFGIRFRKALVHHPGIFYLSNKIRTHTIVLREGFNKNILVEKHPLMRMRYKYISLMNRVLRRGIPINAGAVRYRKRLTSSLKGGKRKENEKRMRQVKSLET from the coding sequence ATGCTGATGTCACTAGCTAGTTCAATTTTTTTACAAAATTGGCCATTGTACACAAATTTGACCGCCATGATTCGCTTCATCGCCACCACAACCACCGTCATCCACCACCATCTCCGGCAACAAATCCGCACCTTCGTCAACGCAAGAATCAAATGGGTACGAGACCCATACCTCGATAAAGCAGTAGAAAAGGAAAAGAACCTCAAACCATTACTCTCTCTCAAGAACTTAATCCTTTCACATCCCTCAAAATCTCTACCCCTTCGCACCATTTCCCCTCTCAAACCCCAACTCAATCTTCCCACCACTGCTCTCAAATTCATCCAAAATTACCCTTTTGTTTTCAAAACTTTCAGGCCTCCTGTACCCTTATCCACTCTACATGTAAAGCTCACTCCAAATGCACTATCTTTACATAATGATGAGACCCTTTTTCTTAGTCTTTCACATTACCGTAAAGATTTAGCCCAAATATTAGCAAAGCTATTGATGCTCACAAGAGCTAAAAGACTTCCTTTTTATGTTATTGAAAGGTTTAAATTTGACTTGGGTTTGCCTCGTGATTATTTGTTGAGCTTTTTACCTGAATTTCCTGAGTATTTTCAGATTTGTCAAATGGGTTTTAAGGATTCTGATGGTCGTGAGGTTTTTGGGTTGGAATTAGTTAAATGGAGGGAGGATTTAGCTGTTTCTGTAATGGAGAAAAGGGTGAAAAGCGAGGATTTGGGGGGTAGGAAAAGAGTGCATATAAGGTTTTCGATGAATTTACCAAGAGGATTTGATTTGGTGAAGAAAGTGAGGAATTGGGTTGAGGAGTGGCAGAATTTGCCTTACATTTCACCTTATGAAGATGCATTTCACTTGGCTCCTAATAGTGATCAAGCAGAGAAATGGACAGTTGGGGTGATTCATGAACTGTTAAGTTTACTTGTATCAAAGAAGACAGAGAGGGAGAATATTTATTGCTTAGGGGATTATTTAGGATTTGGAATAAGGTTTAGAAAAGCTTTAGTGCATCATCCGGGTATATTTTACTTGTCGAATAAGATTAGGACGCATACTATAGTTTTGAGGGAGGGATTTAACAAGAACATACTGGTTGAGAAGCATCCATTGATGAGAATGAGATACAAGTACATCAGTCTCATGAACAGAGTGTTGAGAAGGGGAATACCAATCAATGCTGGAGCTGTTAGGTACAGGAAGCGGCTGACTTCTTCTTTGAAAGGaggaaaaaggaaggaaaatgagaaGAGGATGAGACAGGTTAAAAGTCTAGAGACTTGA